DNA from Thermogemmatispora onikobensis:
AGGCCGGGGGGCACACACTGGATAAGAGTAATTTTCAGCCCAAGCTCGCGAGGATCAAACTGATTGAGCATCTGCTGCAAAATAAGATTGCGCATGGTTATGGAGCGGAGAGCCGGGGCACATTCCAGGCAGGTGGTGAGGATACGGCGGTAAAAGGTCGACGGGATCTGTTGGTCTTCATTGTCGCTGGCTGTTAGCCTGCCTAGCAGCTCGGGATGAGCCTGTCGCAGATGCTCTGCCAGCACAGGGTGGGAGCGAAACACGGCCTGATAGAGCTGCCGCAGATGCTCCGTGCGCGGACTGCTCTGCCCTTTGGCCCAGCGCGTGATGGTGACACTGTTGACGCCGACAGCCTGCGCCAGGCGCCGAAGCTCATGCGTATTGCTAATGGCCTGCTCCAGCAGTCTCCGCCAGGTCTCCAGCTTTGCCATAATCGCCTCTGCCTAGGGATTATTGAGTGCTGTCTCGCCAGTCCTGATCTGCCTATGACTGTCTCATTTTAACCCAATCCTGTGTAAATATCAACGCGAATCGACCCTTTCTGCGACAGCGAAATAAACGCTCGCTTCACTCTGTATTATCGATCAACGATCATCGATAGACGATGGCTTCAGACACCGGCGTAAGCGGAGAAACCGCCATCGACTGGAATCAAGATGCCTGTAACGAAGGCCGAGGCAGGACTCAGCAGCCAGAGCAGGGTGCCGAAGAGGTCCTCTGGCTGGCCGAGGCGCCGCATGGGAGTATGATCGAGGATACGATGCCCGCGCTCGGTCAGGCTCCCTGTCGAGGGATCGATGAGCAGCCTGCGGTTTTGCTCTGTCAAGAAGAAGCCGGGAGCGATGGCGTTGACCCGGATAGCGGGACTGTACTCCTGAGCCATATAAACGGCCAGCCACTGCGTCAGATTCACAACGCCTGCCTTGGCGGCGCTGTAGGCAGGTACGCGCGTCAGCGGGCGCAATGCGGCCATAGAGGCGATATTGACGATACTTCCTCTCCCCTCAGCAGCCATGCTACGTCCGAAGACCTGGCAACAGTAGAAGGTGCCGACGAGGTTGAGTGTCAGCACCTCCTGGAGCGCCTCCGGCCTCAGATCGAAAAAGGGCAACTCTGAGGTCGTCGAAGCGGCCTCGCGATTCCCGCCGGCGGCATTGATTAAGATGGTAGCGCGCCCGAAGGTTGCCTCGATCTCTTTAGCTGCTTGTTCAATAGCCTGGCGATCGCTCACGTCGCAAGGCAGGCCCAGGGCCTCCCCCCCCTCGTTGCGAATCGTGCGCACGATCTCGTTTGTGGGGCTGGCAGTGCGGCTGAGGAGGGCGACGCGGACTCCCTGCCGCGCCAGGAAGCGGGCCATGCTTCCCCCAAGCACGCCGGTGCCTCCAGTAATCACGGCTGTCTGGTTGGCAATGGTGAATAGCTCCGGTTCATAAGCAAGACGATGACTCATGTGACGACCCTCGTTTCCTTTTTTTTGATGGCAAAGGTGCAGAAGATCCTATAGTTGGCCCCTCGCTGCTTCCCGAAGTGTGGTGGGACGGTAGACGAGGTGCAGGTCATTCCAGGTAACCTCGAAGGTATAGGCGATGCCCTGGCGGAAGAAATCAGCAACGGCTCGCGCGGCCAGGGCGGCCAGCAGCAAAGCGAACGGACGAGTGAGCGGGTAATCACAAGGGTCACTGGCGCCGGCCTGCGGCGGTTGATAGTCAGGCTCCCACTCGCCATTGCCATAGAGGCCATCGGCGCTGAAGCCGACGTGGAGACAGGGCAGCGCCAGTGCACGGCTGGCAGCGCTCACGGCGGCGCGGGCAGCCTCATTATCGAAAGTGTCAACGACGAGATCGCTTCCTTGCAGCAGCTGAGCGGCGTTCTGTTCTGTAAGCGTGATCGTTACTGGCTCCAGGCGGGCCTGCACAGCGCGATAGAGCGTTGCGGCTAAGGCGCGGGCCTTGGGAGCGCCGATCTCGCCGCGCAGATACGGCTGCGTTGACAGATTGCGCATCTCGACCCGATCGTGGTCGATCAGTCGCAGGCGTGCAAAGCCCATTCGGGCCAGTGTCTCGCAGAGATTGGCGCCGAGCGCCCCCGCACCGCAAATCGTAATCTGGCGCCTGGCGACTGCTGCCAGAGAGGCGTGGCGCTCCTCATGGAAAAACGGATCGTTTGGATTAAGGTTGATCGTGCTCATTCTTCCAGCTCCTCCTCGCTCCAGGGCGAGTCGCGCATCACGCTCACAATACTGGTCAAATCAAAGTCACGGTCACGTCCACTCAAGCAAATGCCGCTGGAAACGATCGTCAGCTCAGGATCGATCACTGAGCGATAGCGGTAGGGTCGTCCCTCTTCGCTCCACTCGACAATGATTGCTGAGGTCGAGCCAGAAGAGGCTGGCAGCAGCGTATAGCTGTGTAGCACCGCGCCGGCCTTAGCCAGGGCGTGGCGCAGGCGCTCGCTGAGCTGGAGGCGCAGGCGCTCCTGTTGTAGCCACTCCAGTTGCGCCCGGCGGCTCTGGGCCTGCGCCACTTGCTCTGGCACTGGTCTGCCAGCTGTGGGGACAAAGCGGCCTCTGGTCCGCTGCTTGGCGTCGGGAGCCTGATCATCGCCGAAGCTGGCAACCCGCAATTCCTGGCGGAGGGCTTCCTCTTCCAGGCGATGGAGGTCCCAGAGCAACAGAGCGCGGCGTTCTGAAGCGGTCAAACCGGCAGGAAAGCGCTCATACTCTTCCCCAGGAGCAGCAGCGGCCTCGCGCATCCAGGCGGCATGGGTGGGATCAGCCCGCAGATCAGGACCATCGAACCAGAGAGTCTGGTCATCAACACGAGCTACAATACGCTCAAAAGGCTCTGCACCATTGAACGGATCACAGAGTAGCACTGGCAGCGGTTCGTCGGGAAGGCCGAACCGCTGACGGGCATCGCTAGGATTAAAAGGCAGCGCCAGCCAGAGTTGAGCCTGGCTGGCCCGCGGCCCTGAGACGGGCCAAAGCAAGATCATGCGGAGCGCTGGCAGCAATTCCAGGTAGGCGCCACGCTGCCAGGGCAAAGCCTCCCCCAGGAGCTCAGCCTCCTGTTCGTCGCGAGGACGGAAGCGGCCCCAGCCAGCAAAGGAGGCGCGCACCTTGAACTCATAAACCAGTCCTTCAATGCGTGTGCGAATACGTCCACCTGGTAACAAGGGAGCAATGATTTCCTGCTGGCGTAGGCGCTCTGCTGCTGCACTCAGGCGACTGATCAGGCGCAGCAGCGGCAGCTGCTCCTCAGGCGATGGAGGTGGTGGGGCTGGCATGGGCAGACCTCTTTTTTCTCTCAGGAAGCGCTTGAGTGCAAGCGGAAACCAGCTAGTTGATCATTCCGAATGGGTGCCTGCTCGGCTAGGAGACAGGCAGAACAGCCAGACAGGCGAGCCGGCAGCACTCAGCTCAGGCTCCTCTAGGAGCATGATAGCGCTGACAGTCAATGAAGAGAAGGCCCAAAAAGGGCGGGGTCACGCTCCTGCGTGCGCTCCGCTAAGAGCTGGCGGGCAGCGCAGGAGCGTGACCACTGTGAGAGCAGGGTCGCCATGCGACAGCAGCCACTCAGGCTTGAGTGACCGCCTGCGTTGAAGAGAGTGGCCGCTGTGGCAAAGGATAGGCCATGATCTCGTCGACCAGCTCGGCGCGCGTTGGCAATGCCAGCAAAGGGAGCAGATTGGGCAGACTATAATAATCGCCGGTGAAATGGTAGCTCGTTACCTCGATGCCGGCTTCCACCAGTTGCCTCTCGAAGTACTCGCTGTGCTGCCCAATAATGACCAGAATCACTGACGGACCGAGGCCCAGTGCGTGGCGATACTCCTGCCAGGCCGTGTGGAAGAGCGGAGGAGTGTTCTCGCCGCAATCGGTAACCACCAGAATCTGCTCGACATACACCTGCTCACGGGTCATTTTTGCCAGCGGGGCACCGATACTGGTGCCGCCTTCAGCCCGCACAAACTTAAAAGCCTGCTCCCAGTCACTCAGCGTTGGGCGCCGCTTTCTCGCAGGCGGCTCTATGGAGAAGGCTGCTGTGTCGAAAGCGTAGACGTAGAAAGGGGCCTCGATCACAGCGCTGATCAGAGCGGCCAGCTGCTTGGCCAGCTCGATCGCTGGGGTCATAGATCCGCTCTTGTCGATAAAGAGCGCTGTTGGTCGCCTGATTACCACCTTGTTTGCCACGCGCTGATCGGCAACGTGCAGCAGGCTGCGAGTGGTTGCCTCATCGGGTTGAGCGGCCTCGATGGCCTTCTTGACCTTCATCGTTGAGACACGCTGATCGCTGCTGGCCAGGGCCAACTTCTGGTCGATCAGGGCCTTGACCTCTGGGTGATCGAAAGCTCCGCGGCGCTTCAGCGAGGCCAGGGCGTTAATGACCTCCTGGGGGGACATCGCATTGATCAGGGCCACAAGCAGTGCCGGAGTGATGGTGCGCACAGCCCCGATGGCCGTCGTATATGGGATGCCTCCCTCGATGATCAGGCGAGCCTGTTCCTCTGCGCTTTCTGCCCTGGCCAGCTGCTTCAGCAGCGCCTGGGGGCTATCAGCTGGGGGCTGCTCGTCGAAGAGCAGAGCCTGAGCCCGCGGTCCGGGCTTAAGGCGCAGGCTGGCGTACAGGTGCTTCAGAGCTGAGCGAGCGCGGAGAGCGGCCCTGTCGAGCTGGCGTGGATTCGCCTCGCGCGTCCGCAAGTAGTGCTGGATGGCGCTGCGCAGCGAGCGCGGGGTCTTACCGATCACCTGCTTGGCGTGGTCGAGCACGCGCGCCACCTCATAAGGAGCCAGCTGC
Protein-coding regions in this window:
- a CDS encoding vWA domain-containing protein, which gives rise to MSQFRSGPEQDVRVQILNSFLSAPHGKLQDLASLHRDALERDPLFYGHLAPWYFEHGEVRDHKVLFVAHLATSAYPEFRGAAWVLLQQLAPYEVARVLDHAKQVIGKTPRSLRSAIQHYLRTREANPRQLDRAALRARSALKHLYASLRLKPGPRAQALLFDEQPPADSPQALLKQLARAESAEEQARLIIEGGIPYTTAIGAVRTITPALLVALINAMSPQEVINALASLKRRGAFDHPEVKALIDQKLALASSDQRVSTMKVKKAIEAAQPDEATTRSLLHVADQRVANKVVIRRPTALFIDKSGSMTPAIELAKQLAALISAVIEAPFYVYAFDTAAFSIEPPARKRRPTLSDWEQAFKFVRAEGGTSIGAPLAKMTREQVYVEQILVVTDCGENTPPLFHTAWQEYRHALGLGPSVILVIIGQHSEYFERQLVEAGIEVTSYHFTGDYYSLPNLLPLLALPTRAELVDEIMAYPLPQRPLSSTQAVTQA
- a CDS encoding SDR family oxidoreductase, translated to MSHRLAYEPELFTIANQTAVITGGTGVLGGSMARFLARQGVRVALLSRTASPTNEIVRTIRNEGGEALGLPCDVSDRQAIEQAAKEIEATFGRATILINAAGGNREAASTTSELPFFDLRPEALQEVLTLNLVGTFYCCQVFGRSMAAEGRGSIVNIASMAALRPLTRVPAYSAAKAGVVNLTQWLAVYMAQEYSPAIRVNAIAPGFFLTEQNRRLLIDPSTGSLTERGHRILDHTPMRRLGQPEDLFGTLLWLLSPASAFVTGILIPVDGGFSAYAGV
- a CDS encoding ThiF family adenylyltransferase, whose amino-acid sequence is MSTINLNPNDPFFHEERHASLAAVARRQITICGAGALGANLCETLARMGFARLRLIDHDRVEMRNLSTQPYLRGEIGAPKARALAATLYRAVQARLEPVTITLTEQNAAQLLQGSDLVVDTFDNEAARAAVSAASRALALPCLHVGFSADGLYGNGEWEPDYQPPQAGASDPCDYPLTRPFALLLAALAARAVADFFRQGIAYTFEVTWNDLHLVYRPTTLREAARGQL